In Triticum urartu cultivar G1812 chromosome 6, Tu2.1, whole genome shotgun sequence, the following proteins share a genomic window:
- the LOC125517075 gene encoding uncharacterized protein LOC125517075 yields MAKTPLGDGDFDGLFSVEIHYSGFFCGSDINRTYMDYEVDWFDNCQTDTWSLLWIDDFLLQLGYDRQASKIDVYWCEPRKTVSDGLKLLTCDADIVLMICATLEHKNLLLIVDHGDTLQSLNKDDVLTNGVKDPPKVITPKRHGKENVSYPEKEQSPREKMSRTTRRSMSFGEGCSSRNAMEEENIEDVNNSEEEGNDEDAGSETDEEFYESDYEVAEGDDDLFDANVDKDVDDHREKNILPDFEEELPEDALEDSHLNMSKEEKEKLKHKFSTFNPTTDLNAPVFKIGLVFADMKELRHALTAYSVRNRVKVNKLRNTSVSLEAVCKPGCTWYLKAGKDNRSSSIQIKKYVDNHTCTKAWDLRVLTAPFLTNKFREEFRDNEKMPLKKFSDKVETEYNLVPHRSKLGRARRAAVNQIRGVDDDQYNTLWDYGQELRRSNPGSQFFLCTKEVFDEKTKKVQDHFSTLYWSYDACKRGFLKGCRPIIFLDGCHIKTRYKGTLLTAVGIDPNDCIFPVAFGLCEVESTHSWEWFLASLKDDLNIMNTSPYTIMSDKQKGLINAVKKVFPHSEHRNCVRHIYQNFHKVHKGEQLKNDLWSIARSIQ; encoded by the exons ATGGCCAAGACCCCGCTGGGCGACG GAGATTTTGATGGTCTGTTCAGTGTTGAGATCCACTATAGTGGTTTCTTTTGTGGCAGTGACATAAACAGAACATACATGGACTATGAGGTTGATTGGTTTGACAATTGTCAGACTGACACTTGGTCCTTACTCTGGATTGATGACTTTCTTCTGCAGCTGGGCTATGATAGACAAGCTTCAAAGATTGATGTTTACTGGTGTGAACCAAGAAAGACAGTTAGTGATGGCCTGAAGCTCTTGACCTGTGATGCCGACATTGTTCTTATGATTTGTGCAACATTAGAGCACAAGAACCTGCTGCTGATAGTAGACCATGGTGATACCCTGCAGTCATTAAACAAAGATGATGTTCTGACAAATGGAGTGAAGGATCCACCTAAGGTTATTACTCCAAAGAGGCATGGAAAAGAAAATGTCAGTTATCCAGAGAAAGAGCAGAGTCCTAGAGAGAAAATGTCAAGGACAACAAGGAGATCTATGTCATTTGGAGAAGGATGTAGCTCAAGGAATGCTATGGAGGAGGAGAATATTGAGGATGTTAACAATAGTGAAGAAGAGGGAAATGATGAGGATGCAGGGTCAGAAACAGATGAGGAGTTCTATGAGAGTGACTATGAAGTTGCAGAAGGTGATGATGATTTGTTTGACGCAAATGTAGACAAAGATGTTGATGATCACAGAGAGAAGAACATATTGCCAGACTTTGAAGAAGAACTTCCAGAAGATGCTTTGGAGGACAGCCACTTAAATATGTcgaaagaagagaaagagaagCTGAAGCACAAATTCAGTACTTTCAACCCAACAACTGATCTGAATGCACCTGTGTTTAAGATTGGGTTGGTGTTTGCAGATATGAAGGAATTGAGGCATGCTCTCACTGCATACAGTGTAAGGAATAGGGTGAAAGTGAACAAGCTCCGAAATACTTCAGTATCACTAGAGGCTGTATGCAAGCCTGGTTGCACTTGGTACTTGAAGGCAGGTAAAGATAACAGGTCAAGTAGCATACAGATCAAGAAGTATGTTGACAATCACACTTGCACAAAAGCATGGGACCTGAGAGTTCTGACTGCTCCTTTTCTTACTAACAAGTTCAGAGAAGAATTCAGAGACAATGAAAAAATGCCTCTGAAGAAATTTTCAGATAAGGTGGAGACAGAATATAATTTGGTTCCACACAGGAGTAAGTTGGGAAGAGCTAGGAGAGCAGCAGTGAATCAAATAAGGGGAGTAGATGATGACCAATATAATACTTTGTGGGACTATGGTCAGGAGCTTAGAAGGAGCAATCCAGGAAGCCAGTTCTTCTTGTGCACTAAGGAAGTATTTGATGAGAAGACAAAGAAGGTACAAGACCACTTTTCCACATTGTACTGGTCATATGATGCATGCAAGAGGGGATTCCTTAAGGGATGTAGACCAATCATTTTCCTGGATGGTTGTCACATTAAAACGAGATACAAGGGAACATTACTAACAGCCGTTGGAATCGATCCCAATGATTGTATCTTTCCAGTAGCATTTGGGTTATGTGAAGTGGAGTCAACCCATAGCTGGGAGTGGTTCTTAGCATCCTTAAAGGATGACCTGAACATAATGAACACCTCACCATACACCATTATGAGTGACAAGCAGAAG GGATTAATAAATGCAGTGAAAAAGGTTTTCCCTCATTC